Proteins from a genomic interval of Rhipicephalus microplus isolate Deutch F79 chromosome 6, USDA_Rmic, whole genome shotgun sequence:
- the LOC119167990 gene encoding uncharacterized protein LOC119167990, whose product MRVSPPGIMSLVAEQILFADPTFTCGVFKIFLPPSAGDHRKGGNYELRMRGSYNTIYDSTCYAEFKKYALKDFVHAFLPACTGRIIICK is encoded by the exons GCATTATGTCCCTGGTGGCTGAGCAGATACTTTTCGCTGACCCAACATTTACATGCGGAGTCTTCAAAATATTTTTGCCGCCCTCGGCCGGAGATCATCGCAAAG gTGGGAACTATGAGTTGCGCATGAGAGGGTCATACAACACTATCTATGATTCAACGTGCTACGCCGAATTCAAGAAGTATGCGCTAAAGGACTTCGTACATGCTTTCCTGCCCGCTTGCACTGGTAGAATAATCATATGCAAATAA